From Sander lucioperca isolate FBNREF2018 chromosome 14, SLUC_FBN_1.2, whole genome shotgun sequence, the proteins below share one genomic window:
- the ppp1r3b gene encoding protein phosphatase 1 regulatory subunit 3B isoform X1 — translation MPIDMALPRYLSKEEFIYQTSTKTCQPSLNSCLSFEPSPVMDQTEPEDAPSSREDSRKTKNSPAKKQVTFADHRGLSLTRVKLFSQFDDPIDIPLNVQSMLCSAVSLAAQQDNKLALDFAQPSSDYLLFRQRLEADYVCLEQCVLREKVLAGTVKVRNISFEKSVKLRLTSDGWQSHADVDCEYMKDAYPSMHSDTFSFSVAVPERLAPWQRMEFAVCYTVAGREYWDSNQGGNYCIVWASAKTSRRPDAADFGIHLERYGSPTCSHGLFPDWPSYAGYENTGPYY, via the exons ATGCCGATCGACATGGCGTTACCTCGGTACCTGTCCAAAGAGGAGTTCATCTACCAGACGTCTACTAAAACATGCCAACCGTCTCTCAACTCCTGCCTGAGTTTCGAACCTTCGCCCGTTATGGACCAGACGGAGCCTGAGGACGCGCCGTCCTCCAGGGAAGACTCCAGGAAGACCAAgaa CAGCCCTGCCAAGAAGCAGGTGACGTTCGCCGACCACCGCGGCCTGTCTCTGACCAGAGTCAAGCTCTTCTCTCAGTTCGACGATCCCATCGACATTCCTCTGAACGTCCAGTCGATGCTCTGCTCCGCTGTGTCCCTGGCAGCCCAACAGGACAACAAACTGGCGCTGGACTTCGCTCAGCCGTCCTCCGACTACCTGCTCTTCCGCCAGCGCCTGGAGGCGGACTACGTGTGCCTGGAGCAGTGCGTGCTGAGGGAGAAGGTGCTGGCGGGGACCGTCAAAGTCCGAAACATTTCCTTCGAGAAGAGCGTGAAGCTGCGCTTGACGTCCGACGGCTGGCAGAGCCACGCCGACGTGGACTGCGAGTACATGAAGGACGCATATCCCAGCATGCACAGCGACACCTTTTCCTTCAGCGTAGCTGTGCCCGAGCGGCTGGCACCGTGGCAGCGCATGGAGTTCGCCGTCTGTTACACGGTGGCGGGGCGGGAGTACTGGGACAGCAACCAGGGGGGCAACTACTGCATCGTCTGGGCCTCGGCCAAGACCAGCCGGCGCCCAGACGCCGCGGACTTTGGAATTCATTTGGAGCGGTACGGCAGCCCCACCTGCTCACACGGGCTCTTCCCTGATTGGCCGAGTTACGCGGGATACGAGAACACCGGCCCCTACTACTGA
- the ppp1r3b gene encoding protein phosphatase 1 regulatory subunit 3B isoform X2 yields MPIDMALPRYLSKEEFIYQTSTKTCQPSLNSCLSFEPSPVMDQTEPEDAPSSREDSRKTKNPAKKQVTFADHRGLSLTRVKLFSQFDDPIDIPLNVQSMLCSAVSLAAQQDNKLALDFAQPSSDYLLFRQRLEADYVCLEQCVLREKVLAGTVKVRNISFEKSVKLRLTSDGWQSHADVDCEYMKDAYPSMHSDTFSFSVAVPERLAPWQRMEFAVCYTVAGREYWDSNQGGNYCIVWASAKTSRRPDAADFGIHLERYGSPTCSHGLFPDWPSYAGYENTGPYY; encoded by the exons ATGCCGATCGACATGGCGTTACCTCGGTACCTGTCCAAAGAGGAGTTCATCTACCAGACGTCTACTAAAACATGCCAACCGTCTCTCAACTCCTGCCTGAGTTTCGAACCTTCGCCCGTTATGGACCAGACGGAGCCTGAGGACGCGCCGTCCTCCAGGGAAGACTCCAGGAAGACCAAgaa CCCTGCCAAGAAGCAGGTGACGTTCGCCGACCACCGCGGCCTGTCTCTGACCAGAGTCAAGCTCTTCTCTCAGTTCGACGATCCCATCGACATTCCTCTGAACGTCCAGTCGATGCTCTGCTCCGCTGTGTCCCTGGCAGCCCAACAGGACAACAAACTGGCGCTGGACTTCGCTCAGCCGTCCTCCGACTACCTGCTCTTCCGCCAGCGCCTGGAGGCGGACTACGTGTGCCTGGAGCAGTGCGTGCTGAGGGAGAAGGTGCTGGCGGGGACCGTCAAAGTCCGAAACATTTCCTTCGAGAAGAGCGTGAAGCTGCGCTTGACGTCCGACGGCTGGCAGAGCCACGCCGACGTGGACTGCGAGTACATGAAGGACGCATATCCCAGCATGCACAGCGACACCTTTTCCTTCAGCGTAGCTGTGCCCGAGCGGCTGGCACCGTGGCAGCGCATGGAGTTCGCCGTCTGTTACACGGTGGCGGGGCGGGAGTACTGGGACAGCAACCAGGGGGGCAACTACTGCATCGTCTGGGCCTCGGCCAAGACCAGCCGGCGCCCAGACGCCGCGGACTTTGGAATTCATTTGGAGCGGTACGGCAGCCCCACCTGCTCACACGGGCTCTTCCCTGATTGGCCGAGTTACGCGGGATACGAGAACACCGGCCCCTACTACTGA